The window ttctgcccaggtctttatgaatcgcgaacgcggaaaaaggatcgtgttcgtgaagaagaaaattaAGGCTGCCAAgaaaacccttcgcgaacgcgaatgaagcgacgcgaacgcaaagaagagaGAACGATGACCTACGCGAATGCGGAAGGATGGacacgaacgtgaagaaggaatgTGAGGTTGCCAtaagtgcttcgcgaacgcgggtaACTAaacgcgaacgcggagaagggaaaggcaaaccttcgcgaacgcgagaggttgaacgcgaacacgaagaagaattATGAGGTGGTCAGCAGTAACACTTCGCTAACGCGAAaggcacttcgcgatcgcgaagaagaacaccagaagacagaaacatcagttcaaaaatagaaaaaaatggctcatagcccatccgaaacacacccgagccccccgtctaaacatgccaacaagttccataacttaACACAGActcgctcggggtctcaaatcatgtcaaacaacgtTGAAACTACGAATTGCACcaagaatcaaacttatgaactttcaaatcttccaacttttaaaactcgtgccgaaacctatcaaattaacccGCAATGATGTCacattttgcaggcaagtcccaaataacataacagagctgttccaactctcggaatcgcattccgtccccgatatcaaaaagtccacttccggtcaaaatctctgaaaattcgactttcgccatttcaagcctaaatcagctacagacctcaaattcaccgtccggacacgctcctaagtccaaaatcagccaACGGAGGTAACGCAACCgccggaactccattccggagtcgtcttcacccaattccaactacggtcaaaattctaagacttaagcttccgttttagggactaggtgtcccaaaacactctgaatcattcggtaactgaattcaaccacgcacgcaagtcaatacacataatacgaagatgctcagggccttatgccgccaaacgggacttaaattctaaaaacgaccagccgggtcattacaccatACCCTAAACAATTCAATTAACCTCACAAAACATAAGCTCTATCCAAAAAGTTCAACACTTACCCCTAAAAATTCAgttcataccctaaaagttcaattcataagaacaaatcctaaaacctcAATTCAATTCAACGTAAATAATTCAAttcctaactaaactattcaagtcaatacaaacttaaacattcaatttacaccatatgtaatcaattcaattaaaacaagacctaaaccctagatttcaataaaatgcaaagttaaacaatcaatttaaaaactaattaactaattcataactaattaacaaaatattaaatttatacaaaaaaatatataagttgtaattcaaacctaaaatttttaggaggtggagaaggagGGGCGGCAGTGCTGGAGTCAGTAGCAGCGGCGACAGCGGGGGAATGGCGACGTAGGGTGGGGATTGGGATTTGTGTGAgtgaaatagagaaggagagggggaagggtgttgtgtgtgtgtgtgtgtgtgtgagggaGAAGAGAGTGAGAGAAATGAGGAGGAAATCCCGTATTTGGGATCTGAaattagaattaccgaccaacgttggtcggtaattttggtcgatACACTAAGTGACGGCGTTGACTGTATTTTGACTATTAACCGACCAAagttattataattttttttttgtgtgtttttatttcttaaaatattataaactataaaaaaattattataaactataatcatttattttattcacatatatatttactataaataattataaactataagcataatttttataaataattatattaactaattacttttaataaattataatcatctatttaagttaattctctaagttataattaagtatatgagtaatttcacacgcacacacatacactatattataATTGATGATCAATCACACACATTACTACGTACAAAAACTTTACCAATTGATAAActaatattattctattttaaatatgcTTAGTCGTTTGAcctattaactcgtttacttaatgctaataacttctttcgtttctttaatttgtgatccatatatacatgtcaaagatgtttaatattaattcttctatattttattcaatcatcactaataatgcatgacatagattaatcgatataggtcgagacgttttgtttttaatattcatcgatataggtcgaaacgttttatttttaatattcattaatgcatctaagtaagttataagtcagtgaatcaatttacaaatagatatatttgataaggatcaattatatatactaattagataattgcttcttcacaagtctatccccaaaagaACCCGACCATGTGGCCCTAGCCTtcatgttcttatatatatatatgcggctatatatatatattcattatttgtattacaaaataaagtgttaacggattacatttatattatttagatagtaaatattaatgtgattcaaaagtttgaccatgtttgacctattaactcgtttacttaatgctaataacttatttcgtttctttaatttgtgatccatatatacatgtcaaagatgtttagtatcaatcttctatatttcattcattcatcactaataatgcatgacatagattaatcgatataggtcgagacgttttgttgtTAATATTTATCGATATAGCTcgaatttttttgtttttaatattcatcgatgcatctaagtaagttataagtcgatgaatcaatttacaaatagatatatttgatgatgatcaattatatatactaattagattattgcttcttcacaagtctatccgaACACGACCCTGCggccctagcgcttcgtgttcttatatatatatgcggctatatatatatatatatatatatatatatatatatatatatatatgcacacactatatatatacacacacacacacacttcgttgtactacttaattaactatatatagcttgttatagtatatgttagtatattcattatttgtattacataATAAAGTGTTCAcggattatatttatattatttagatagtaaatattaatgtgattcaaaagtttgaccatgtttgacctaataACCGGCCAACTTAGGTCGGTTATTTTTCAGGAAAATacatataccgaccaaagttggtcggtaaaatcTTCCCCTGCAATAACCGACCGACTTTGGTTGGTAAACTtaactataaattttataaaatattttaaataataatattgtTAGTTTAGAGCTATGTACATAATATAGgtttgtcccacattggaataggagtaatatgtccttgtagtgtatagctataaataaggacctcttgtattgtatttaccatccaatatcaataacatattttctcacgtactttctcacatggtatcagagcaattgtgagagatttatcactgtgcataaattccagcgactCCGGGAAGAGAAATCAGTCACCGGAAGTCTTTTTCCGGCGACTTTTTCAAGGCTATTTGCGTCTGCTTTATCTCCGTCAGTGTTGTGTAAAATCCAATACTACCACAAGAGTAGTCAttgtccggcgaccaaaccccagtaaAAATCTCTAGCAGAAGCCTCCTCATGTGCCCCCATGCACCACCATAAGCTCACGCGTGTGAGCTCACGCATGTGAGCTCACGCGTCGGCGCGTATGCACACTTCCGAGCATTTTTTGAAAAAGTCCCTTTAGAACAGTTAGGTCGTatggtaattccgatcctacccctactATTTTTGTTTCATTCCGAccactttgagttttttccgTCAGCTACAGTAAGATTTCGGCAGCTACAGTAATTCATTATTCTGTTTTAGTTTTCCTTACTCCGTTTCAGTAGATTATAAttgattctttctcttatttggtaataatttgcaacgatgtctttgggatttgatgttTTTGGGTCTAAAAACACgagttctggaagctctagtgttatgattacctcggaacctttaatgggaaATTCAAACTACTTAGTTTGGGCTTCATATGTCGAGTTGTGGTGTaaaggtcaaggtgttcaagatcatctaatcaaacagttTGGCGAAGGAGATGAAAAGGCGATAGCACTTTGGGCAAatatcgatgctcagttatgtagcatccTATATATGGTGATCTATtaattccaagttgatgcccttgtttcgttcattccagacatgttatttggtttgggcaaaggctcgtaccttatacactaatgacatatctcgcttctatgatgtgatatcgcggatgacaaacttaaagaagtaGGAActagatatgtctacttacttgggtcaagtacaggcagtcatggagaAATTTGAGAAGTTAATGCCAGTTTCTACTAGTGtagaaaaacaacaagagcaacGACAAAAGATGTTTCTAattcttaccctcgctggacttcctaatgatcttgattcagtatgcgaccagattttggctagtccgactgtccccatagttgatgaattattctcccGATTACTCtgccttgctgcagcaccaagtcaccCAGTGATCTTATCATGGATACTTGACTCCTCTGTTCTCGCATCCCAGACAGTGGATGTTCGAGCGTCTTAAACTATGGAGAATAGACGAGGATGAGGTcattttggaagatctagacccaagtgttcttattgtcacaaacttggacacactcgtgaaatgtgatattccttacatggtcgtccacccaaaaatgcttacgtTTCTCAAACCGAGACTACAGGTAAGAagggattttctttatctaaaaaAGAATATAATGAGATCCTTCAGTATCGatcaagtaagcagacatctccacaagtagcctcgaTTGCCCAGACTGATACTTTTGTTGCTGGTAATTATTTTGCTTGTGTTTTCCAGTCTAGTACTCTTGGACCAGGGTCATGGACTCAGGagcttctgatcacatctctggtaataaatcacttttgtcaaatattgtatattcacagtctcttcccactgttactttagccaatggatgtcaaactaaggcaaaaggagttggacaagctaacaccttgtcttctatcaccttagtgtaacgacccaacttgtcgttttaagaattaacgcctcattcagtgacttaaggtctcgagcagcttcgtaatatgtattatgacccgcgggtgtggtcgagtttgattttgggAAGGTTCGAAATTAAATTGAAATAGAAATTCtcaattttgaagcttaaatggaaagagttgaccggagatttgacttttgaacaAACGATCCTGGAATGGAATTTCGCTGATggaaatagctttgtatgatgatttcggaattAGGCGTATGTtcatatttggatttggaagtccgaaggacaattcgacgcattttggcggaagttgaaaaatagaagatttttggaaagtccgacTAAAGGGTgaaattttgataacgaggtcggattttgatttcgcaaatgggaatagctccattatgtcatttatgacttgtctgcaaaatttatagtcattctggattgatttgatacgtttcggtgcagaatatagaagttgaaagatttgaaaaactcataattcgatttgatgcACGATTTAtaatttcgacattgtttgacgtgatttgaagcctcgactaagtttgtattgtattttgggatgtgttggtataattggttaaggtcccgagggcctcgggcggGTTTCGGATGATTAAATGGACTAAAATTGTGCTTGAAGGAATTCTGGAATTtttccagttctggtgcaatagcacctgcgatggaaatggtcgcaggtgcgtgaccgcaaaagcgacaaaatggtcgcagatgcgacctggGCTGGAatgggcagaggtcgcaggtgcgatgcatttttcgcacctgcatgaccgcaaaagcggaactcTTCCGAAGGTGCAAGAGGGCAGTGGTCAGTGGACATCACAGAAGCGagaattttctcgcaaaagcgagctcgcatgtgcgactaatttgtccgcaggtgcgaaactgggcagaatcatTAAGGACCAAAATTGGTCATTTTGCCATATTTCGATtaggattttggagctcggttcttgggcgattttggaggagttcttcaagactttgacttgggtaactgttctatatcctaaagtgattatatttcatgaatctatggttatattcatcgtttaatttgagttttaatggaagaaatcaagatttttgaaaaatcttccaaaaacgaaaattcaagatttggggGATGATTTGttgttggaatttgataaaattggtatattgaactcgtatcagaatgggtgttcggattatgtggaaattttgtcggattccgagaggcgggctccgcgttgacttttgttgattttttggaataaatttttaagtcgacgtattattatccgaaattatttccgatgaattttaatgaagttatacaattaatttggatagatttgagtggtccggaggtcaattcaagcaagaaggcaattttggaatatcggcataactttaaaaaggtaagtgtcttgcctaacctcgagtgggggaattaccccttaggcatcgagttttatgtgccatttgtgaaatgtgaaaatcaGTGTACGCGaagtgatgagtacgtactcaggcttatatgtgaaaattttattgggttaaagtcttaggcattattgtgtagtaaattagatagtttttggcatttattaaattatctatttgccatgcctaaatccttatttgttgaatttatttttatatgacaatttgatatgattgttatttgaatatatatgtaattctgtgagtttgttggtttgatatttcttggaatttagtttcattatggatttttcctctgcaaataattaattaaaatagcttaagaagaggtgttcatataattattgagaatttggattaatgaaggcgttgtcctatgctgagtaatttctatctcttttgattgtttttgaggtcttatacacTTTGTGTGGAGCCTTTggtatttattgtgaaattaattgatttgttatatctttggaatttgttgtggccattaggcaaattgtgatatgaattaattttgttatgttgccgtgataattttccgtgtaaattattgtgttgtgtgagttgttattttgaggatataagggtggaattccactattgatattatgtgggtataagagtGACATTTCacattgttatgtgtgttgggatattgtctgggcggagtgataagggtggctatagaagagataagggtggctataggagagataatggtagttataggagcgataatggtggctattgatattgccagggcggagggataagtgaggctattataggagtgataagggtggctattgtcagggatgatatgtgatgatgtggagttattgtgttggtaattttcatgtgatgttgtgatttccttgtgtttatttttataccctGTGTAATTTGTCTTGTGGTTGGTAAATTGATACCAAtctgatttatattgaaattgggagcctgaataatgatgatattggcacatgaattaTCCGTACAATCGGaatatgaaacgtgggcacgaggtaccgggaAAAATAtaatggttttattattggcacatgaattgtccgtgcagctaTAATATGagaagtgggcacgaggtgctggggaaatatgatgatttaattatgggcacgaagtgccgtgaaaatatgaaaatgggctgagacccgtgtttacgaaaaatatgaaaatggggtGAGACCgtattttttttatgattatgaaatgagatgtcacatggtgactttttaattgaaagaattatattcaaaatatttatttggaatgatttttattcaaaaatcattatatgaaagaattgtatttgaaatatatttatttgagaaaattatatttgaaagagagttatttggaagaattatatatgaaagacatttatttgaagggcttgatttaattgggtgtacttacaTTTATTATTGTTGAGCGATactaatggtgttcttgttgccctactgtgcatatcattgtttgatttgtgttgcctttattgttatttatttcctattattttatatatcatattgcacaggttattagactagtgagtgtcttgactatacctcgtctctacttcactgaggttagtcttgatttgtggtgtactcatactacacttctgcacatttttatgcagagccaggtgtTGGAGATATTGGACTCAGACAGAactaaagtgtgatcgcaaggattcaaggtagagatgcttggtcgtcgcaatcccttggagtttttctattttattgtactgtcaactcttattcgaacagtattgtatattcgatccttgagatcattgcatatatttagttagagttcgtgactcagtactaccagtcttgggaggttgtttgattATTTCCACTGTTagtttctataaaaaaaaatggcttgaaatgtaattgaaatcggcttacttagtcttagagattaagtttcatcacgatgcctgtggtgggattttgggtcgtgacacctagatTTCATTCTTTATGTCCCTGGATGTCTTTTTAATCTTGCATCGTTAGTCATTTGACTcatgccctccattgtggtatatattttactGATGATTcctttattatgcaggaccgcagtacgggacatACAATTGGTACAAGACGTGAATCaaaaggcctttactaccttaactcactcagtccttccacaacatgtctagttacagatcctccagacctaatccacagacgtttaggacatcttcaatccgcctttttctatccatggatGCGGTTCTTCATTGGCCTCTCTATCAGCTGTACATTAAGAATGtctttcttcacggtgatcttgaggatgaggtttatatagAGCAACCACCtgattttgttgctcagggggagtctcatGGCTTTGTATGTCACTTGCGTTGGTCACTTTATGGTCCAAAGCAgcctcctcgagcctggtttggtaagttcagcacggttatccaggagtttggcatgactcgtagtgaagatgatcactctgtgttttatcggcactccGCTTCAAGTCTCTatatttatctggtagtctatgttgatgatattgttattacaggcaatgatcaggatggtattaccaatctaAGGCGGgatctcttccagcacttccaaactaaggatctaggcagattgaagtactttctaggtattgaggttgctcaatctagctcaggtattattatttctcaaagaaaatatgctttagacattcttgaggagacagggatgataggttgcagatATGTTGATACTctgatggatccgaattctaaacttctgccagGATAGGGGGAGCCTCTTAGCaatcctgcaagctataggcggctggttggtaaattaaattatctcacagtgactagacccgacatttcttatcatgtgagtgttgtaagtcaatttatgaattctccctgtgatagtcattgggatgcaatAGTCCGCATTATTcggtatataaaatcggctccaagCAAAGGGTTACTGTTTGAGGAacgaggtcatgagcagatcattggatactcagatgctgattgagcaggatcaccttctgatagacgttctacgtctggatattgtgttttagtaggaggaaatttggtgtcttggaagagcaagaaatagAATGTAGTTGCTTGGTCTAGtgtagaagcagaatatcgagtaATGGCTATGGCAAtatgtgagctagtctggaccaaacaattgcccaaggagttgaaatttggtgaaatcagtcggatggaacttgtgtgcgataatcaagttgcccttcatattgcatcaaatctggtgttccatgagagaactaaacacattgagattgattgttaTTTCGTTAGAGAAAAcatactttcaggagagattgctacaaagtttgtgatgTCGAAtaatcaacttgcagatattttcactaagtcccTCACTAGTCTTtgtattggttatatatgtaacaagtgTTATAAACTGTATTCGAAAGTATTATTTCTGCAAAATAAAATGAAATCTGAAACTAAAGACAGAAATAGAATGAAATGAATAATGTTCCGAGCCCAACAGAAAACTgcatttccttaaggaatttaatccccacACTATTGCCCAAGGTTGTTGGAttaattcctcccaggatagaacggaacAACTTTTCTGTAATACCGGCAATGAAAATTACAGAACTTCATCGAACTCCACTGATGCTTACGTTTTTGCTTTTGGAAAACAAATGCAAAAATTCAGAAGAGAGATAGGAGAGTATGCAAATTTTCGGTGGTCAGAAAGTGAGACCAAACCTTTGAATTTATAGCCAAACAGTCTGGGTTGAATAGGTGTGAAAGTACCTGTTCACATGAGGTACTGTTTCGGCAGAAAAACTTTTCTATTTGATCGCGAATTCAAAAAATGACCGTTAGTCGTTAGGAAATTATCCGCGAAATAAAATCCGCGCGAAAATAtcaggaaaaagaaaaataaataacgaAAAACgggaaataaatttggtccaaaaaattatcaATCAATCATATCAATTGACCGAAGCTGAAGCCGAAGCCGAGTCGAGCGAGTGACGACGACGACAATGACGACGCGAGGCACAagttcttcttaactctttaagagctagaagatatGATTCTCTATATAAGCACAAagattttctttccttcttcGATGAGGGACAAAGTGCATTAGTAAAGGAAACTATTTCAAACTTTTTGTTTCcatccattttccattcacacctttttatctaattagataaaaaatccaacaatcccccacatgaatgggaaaTGGCTATCTGAAAATATGCATGCATGAAAAaattgtgtgatttacaagcaaggattaattgcatctgaataagtaggtttccctttgaactctccatagtgaacttatgtcggatatactcggtcaaccggtagatttgatatctttgaaccgtcgaactttggtgtatatctagacaaccataagtcacacaatcaaccctttaaccacctttggttctcattgttgtattcgtttcagccatgaacactgcatggttcataagtgcgtagagaactggccttacagaattctccttgaagcggcttacacttctcACTTATATAGGTGATTCCTCGTGTTATcccatagatacactatttgatatactccgtatcaaacttagaaaccattaaaaagccttaacaCTTTATcattggtactgaacattgtctcatcacgagaatagaCCAAAattttgacaatgttgaaccgtcacaaatgactttgtttgatctccttgaacctagatcttgggatctctagTCTTCTAGGTAAAGTTACCGCCACAGtgacttgtcctcggccatagtcccattccctttgatgatttATCATCCGCCTCTCTATTTAGGCCTTTTGTAATTGGATCCGACACATTAActtttgactttacatagtcaattgtgataattccactagagagtagttgtctaacagtattatgtcttcgtcgtatgtgacgagatttttcgttatacataacacTTACAGCCCTTCCTATTGAtgcttgactatcgcaatgtatgcatataaAAGCCACTGGTTTGGGCTAAAacggaatatcttccaagaaattccggagccattcaacttTTTCTccagccttatctaaagctataaaCTCAAACTCTATTGTAGAGCGAGCaatgcatgtttgtttggatgatttccaagaaacTGCTCCTCCACCAATTGTAaaaacatatccacttgtggactttgtTTCTGATGacccagtgatccaatttgcatcactatatcctttAATTACCGCAGGATACTTACTGTAATGCAAAGCATAATCTTGGGTATGCcttagataccccaaaactcgtttcattgccatccaatgagtttGGTCGGGATTACTTGTGTAAcgactcagtttacttactgCACAAGCTATATCAGgacgtgtacaattcatgatgtaCATTAAACTTCCCAACACATGAGCACAATCCAGTTGAGATCTGTTGTGACTTAGATTTTTTGTAAGAGCCACATTTACATCAATCGGGGTCTTTGTAACTTTGAAATCTAGATACTTGTATTTTTCAAGTATCATTTTAATGTAATGAGATTTATACAATGCCAGTCCTTGAGGAGTCTTTATGAATTTTAATTCCTAGAATTAAATCGGCAACTCCTatgtctttcatatcaaacttgctagcaagcatacgcttagtagcatttatatctacAATGTCTTTGCTCATTattaacatgtcatcaacatataaacatacAATGACTATATAATTTtgagtatttttaatgtaaacacagtTATCACACTCATTAATCTTAAATCCATTTGCCAATATTTTTTgatcaaattttgcatgccattgtttgggtgcttgtttcaatccgtaaagtgacttaacaagtcggtacacctttttttctttttcgggAACCatgaacccttcaggttgttccatataaatttcttcctctaagtctccatttaagaaggttgtcctcacatccatctgatggatttTAAGACCATACACGGCGGCTAACACTATTAACACCCGAATAGATGTAATCCTCATTACCGgtgagtatgtatcaaaataatcaagaccttctcgttgtctaaacCCTTTGGCAActaatcttgccttatatttgtcaatagtaccatcagctttcattttccttttaaaaatccacttagaacccaaaggtttatttcctcgaggaagatcaaccaattcccaagtatgattacttaatatggattctatctcactattgactaCCTCTTTCCAATATTGTGCTTCCGAGGAAGACATTACTTCTTTAAatatttgaggctcattttctaaCAAAAATGTCAGAaagtctggtccaaaggaagtagttgtcctttgacgtttacAACATCTTGGATTTTCCTCATTAATCGTACtttccctttcttcttcttctctaggTCCCTTAGATTTTTCAGTAGATGACTCACATTCATAtttatacggataaatattctcaaaTA is drawn from Nicotiana tomentosiformis chromosome 12, ASM39032v3, whole genome shotgun sequence and contains these coding sequences:
- the LOC138903349 gene encoding secreted RxLR effector protein 161-like; its protein translation is MILEKYKYLDFKVTKTPIDVNVALTKNLSHNRSQLDCAHVLGSLMYIMNCTRPDIACAVSKLSRYTSNPDQTHWMAMKRVLGYLRHTQDYALHYSKYPAVIKGYSDANWITGSSETKSTSGYVFTIGGGAVSWKSSKQTCIARSTIEFEFIALDKAGEKVEWLRNFLEDIPF